In Massilia sp. METH4, the genomic window GCCAGGAACGTCGAACCGCTGCCGCCCTTGCAGGAGATGAAGGCCAGCACCTTGCCGTTGGCGCCGGCCTGGGTACCGAGCTTCTCGGCGATGCGGTCCAGCGCCTGGGCGAGGGCGGCGGCGGACGGCGCGGCCGGCAGCACTTCGCGCACGCCGGCGCGCATCGCGGCCAGCAGGAACTCCTGCGACAGGTCGGCGGTCAGCACGATGAAGGCCATGCGCGGGAACAGGTGGCCCAGGCGCTCGAGCTGGTCCAGCTCGCCCTCGCCGGCGCGCGGCTGGTCCACCACCAGCACGTCGGGCACGGCGTCGTCGGCCAGGGTGGTCAGGCGGGCCGGGCTCCCGGCGATCATGTCCACCTCGTCGGTGCCGGGGCGGGCGCGCAACTGGCGCGCCACCTCGATCAGGTGGCGGTCGTCGCGCGACAGGACTGCGATCTTCATGATGGTTCCTCGTTTCCCGTCAGTTGCGGGTGATGCCGCCGCCGACCATGCCGCTGCTGTCCTGCGGCGTCGGCGTCACGTACGACTTCTGGTAATTGGCGTAGCCCGCGACGGCACTGGCCGCGTCGGTGCCGGCCCGCTGCGCCGCCTGCGGCGGCAGCATCTGGCTGGCCATGATGGTGCGCACGCTGGTGCCGGTGGCGGAACGCTCGTGGCTCGCGCAGCCCGCGAGCAGGGCAATGGCCGCCAGGGCGATGGCGGCCGGTCGGATCGTGATCATTGCTGCTCCTTGGCGGCAGGGGCGGCCTTGCCTTCGTGCTGGCCGCCGATGAGGAATTCGCCGCGCGTGGGCTGGATGTAATCGTCCGTGGGCAGGCGTGGCGCGGCCGGCAGCGGCTTGGCCAGGTGCGGCGTGACGATGAAGACCAGTTCCGTGCGGTCGTTCTGGAAATCGCTGCTGCGGAACAGCGTGCCCAGCACCGGCACCTCGCCCAGGAAGGGGAAGCGCTTGATGTTGCTGGTCACGTTGTTGCGGATCAGGCCGCCGATGGCGAAGCTCTGGCCATCCTGCAGCTGCACGGTGGTGCTGGCGCGCCGCGTGGTGAACGACGGCAGGATCGCCGTGGCGCCCGAGCTCGACGTGCTGATGCCGATGCCCTCGCGGTTCAGCTCCGACACTTCCGGTGCCACGCGCAGGTTGATGCGCCCGCCGGCCAGCACGGTCGGCGTGAACTTCACGGCCACGCCGTATTCCTTCTCCTCCAGCGTGATGGTCGGCACGCCGGTGGTGGAGCTTTGCGCCACGGGAATGAAGATCTTGCCGCCGGCCAGGAAGCTGGCTTCCTGGCCGCTGATCGCCATCACCGTCGGCTCGGCGAGGATCTTCACCAGGCCGTCGCGTTTCTGGCCGTCGATCATCAGCTGCGTGCTGGCGCTCTTCACAGCGCCCAGCACATTGCCGGTTTCCGACAGCAGGCTCGATGCGATGCCGTAGGTCCAGCTGCCGTTCGTCTTCGCGTAGCCCATGCTGGCGCCCAGTTGGTCGACCAGCGATTTGGATACCTCGGCGATCTTCACTTCCAGCAGCACCTGCTGCGGCGCCGCGACCGCCAGCATGTTGAGCACCTTGGGCGCGCCGGCGGGCAGTGCCGCGGCCGGAGCCGGGGCGGCGGCACCGCCGGCGGACGGTGTGCCCGGCCCGGCGGCCGCGGCGGACTGCGCGGCGTTTTCCTGGAACGCGGTCGCGATGGCAAGCAGCTGGGCGGCCACGGCGGAATCGCTGACCAGGCCCGACAGCACCAGCGCATTGCCGGAACTGCCGATGCGGACCTCCTTCTCGCCCGGGAACAGCGTGTCGAACTGCGCGCGCAGCGGCGCGGTATCCATGGCCACGGCGATGTCGAACACGGTGGAGCGGCCGTCGCGGCCCGAGACGATGAGGTTGGTGGTACCGACGCTGCGCGCCACGATCACCACCTCGTTCGCGTTCGGCACCACCACGTTGGCGATTTCCGGCGCGCCCACGGTTACCTGGGCGGCCGGGGTGCAGAAGCGTTTCAGGGTGGACTTGCCGCGCACCAGCTGCAGGGTCTTGGTGTCGCCACCGCGCAGGTCGACGCAGTCCGGCGCGGCGGCCAGGCTGGCGCCCGTGGCCAGCGCGAGGCTGGCGGCGAGCAGGGTCTTGCGGGCGTTGGGAAGAGGCTTCATGACGGTTCTTCAGTGAGTGGCTTGTGGCGCGGCGTCCAGGCCGCGGATCACGAGTACGCCTTCGGGCCGGCGTACGGGGGCGGGTGCGGGAGCGGCGGGGCGCGGCGCGGCCTGGGCGCGCACCGGGGCGGGGGCGGCCTTGGCCGGCGGCAGGCCCAGCACGGATTCGCGCGTGGCCCCGTCCGTGTTGGCCGGCTGCGGATCGACCTGGTTGCGCAGCACGAGGGACAGCGAACCGATGCTGCGCGCCAGGTCGAGCTTTTCCACCTGGTCCGGCGCCAGTTCCAGCGTGACGGCGTTGACCACGCGCGGCTTGGTGTCGTCGCGGTTCGATTCCTGCGCCACGGCCAGCACCAGGATGCGCTCCAGCACGATCTTCGAGATCGATTGCTGCTGCGTGCCCGCGTCGCTGGTCGTGCCCTGCAGGTTGACGAGGATGTCCACGTAGTTGCCCGGCAGCGCGAAGCCGGCCACGCCGACCACGTCGTTCACGCGCACCGTCATGGCGCGCTTGCCGGCGGCGACGACGGCGGACAGGCCGCCGGTCGTGCCGGGCGGCGCCAGTTTCGATTCGAGCACCGGCTCGCCACGCGCGATGTCGGCGCGCGTGACGCGCTCGGCGAGCAGCTTCGGGTCGGTGATGGCACCGGGCGGCACGGAGCCGGCCGGCCAGTCCACCAGCTGCACGCTGGCGGGGGCCAGGCGGCTGCCCTGGCCGATGTCCACGGCGGCCACCGCCACGCGGGAGCCGGCGGCGCCCTGTTCGCCCATCCATTTGGCGGCCACCAGCACGGCGGCCAGCCCCAGGAACAGCGCCACGCCGATGATCACGAGCGATCGGGAATTACGCATTGTCTCTCCATCCTTGGTCGTTCAGGCCGCGGTCGCGGCGGTCCAGGTCCGCGGCGCAGCCATGGAGGCTGCCGGCGGCAAAATAGTTTTCCCACGCCCAGTCCAGCGTGCGGCGCGAGAGTTCCGGCGCGCGGTCCTCGTAGCGGGCCAGGTCGCGCAGCTGGCGCATCAGGTCGCGCGGGTAGCACGCCAGCAGCGGCACCCCGCGCTCGCGATGGCACTCCAGCAGGTAGGCGAGGGCATCGGCGAAGAGCGCGTCGTCGCACTGCACGCCGGCGGCCGCGCAGGCCTGGCGCAGCAGCCGGGCGTATTCGGCCGGGGCGGCCGGCGGCACCTCGATCTTGTAGCCCAGGCGGCGCAGGAAGGCGCCGTCGGACAGCCGGTGCGGCACGAAGTTCGACGAGAACACCACGATCACGTCGAACGGCACCTGGAAGGTGTGGCCCGTGTGCAGAGTAAGGTAGTCGACATTGCGGTCCATCGGCACGATCCAGCGGTTCATCAGCGCTTCCGGCGCGCAGCGCTGCCGGCCCAGGTCGTCGATGATGAAGATGCCGTTGTTCGACTTCAGGTGCGGCGGCGCCTGGTACAGGCGGGTGTGCGGATCGAAGCGCAGGTCGAGCATGTCCAGCGTCAGTTCGCCGCCCGCCAGCGCGGCCGGGCGGCGTACCCCGCGCACCCAGCGCATGTCCGGCGCCATGCCGCGGTCGATGCCGGTCGCGGCCGGCACCGCGTCGTCGGCGGGCAGGTGCTGCACGCCGTCGAAGAACGGGATCGTCTCGCCATCGACCATCAGCGCGTGGGGCACGGCGATGGTGCCGGTGAGCAGGTCGCGCAGGCGTTCGGCCAGATAGGTCTTGCCGCTGCCGGCCAGCCCATGCAGGAACAGCGCTCGGCCGGAGTTCATGGCCGAGCCCAGTTGCGCGAGCACGCGCGGGTTCGCCACGATGCCATCGAACACGGCGGCCATGTGCGCCTGCGTGACCTGCACCCCGGCCACGCTCTGCGCCTGCACCTGGGCGGTGTAGGCGGCCAGCGTGACGGGCGCCGGGCCGGCATACGCGTTGCGGGCCAGGGCGGCCGCGGCGCGCTGGCGCCCCGCGTCCGTCAGCAGGTAGGACAGGTCGGCATCGGTGCCGCTGCTGCCCACCCGCGCCACTTCGCACAGTTTCTCGGCGCGCAGGAAGCCGATCAGCGGATCGAGCACGCCCACGCCCAGCTTCAGGTGCGCGGCCAGCTCCGGCAGCCGCAGCTGGCCGCGCTGGTGCAGCACCTTGGCCACCAGCTCGGCCAGGAACAGGAAGGGCAGGCCGGTCTCGTCGACGGTGCGCGGGGCGCGCGCGTCGGCCGGGACGGCGATGGCACCGTTCACAGCGGCAGCTCCCCGAACACGCGCAGCCATGCCACGCAGGCCGCGGTGCCGGCGGCGATCGCCACCGCGTAAGGCAGCCGGCCGCTGGGGTCGGGCAGTGCCATGCCGTCCCGCATGTGCGTCAGGCCGGCGTGCAGCAGCGTCTGCCAGGTGTTGTTCAGCACGCGGCCCAGGATGCCCTGCGCGGCCGCCACCGCCAGCGCGAGCACGCCGCCGGCGAGCAGCGCGGCGATGCCCACCGCCAGGATGTCGCCGTGGCCGGCGAACGCGCCGACCATCGCCAGCAGCTTCACGTCGCCGGCGCCCATCAGGCGGAATACGTACATGGGCAGCAGGATCGCCAGGCCCAGCGCCAGGCCGCCCAGCGCGGACAGGATGCCGAGGCTTCCCATCGGCGTGCCGAACAGCCCGGACCCCGCCGGCAGCAGCGCGTGCAGCGCCAGGCCCGCGAGGGCGCCCGGGAACACGATGGCGTTCGGGATGCGGCGCGCGCGCAGGTCGTGCCAGACGGCCAGGCCGAGCAGCACGGACAGCAGCAGGAGGGGAAGCTGGGTTGGCATTGTCAAGTCTTGCGGGAGCCGAAAATAAAAGTCCGGAACAAGCAGGCCTGTTCCGGACGGGGTGCGGAGGCCGCGGCGATCAGCTGGTGGCGACGGTCATCTTGCCGCCGATCGTGGTGAACAGTTCCTTGATCTTGGTGCCCAGGTTGCCGAAGGCCACGCCGATGATGCCGGCGACGACGGCGGCGATCAGTGCGTATTCGATGGCGGTGACGCCGTCTTCTTCGGCGATGAAGTTCTTGATGGATTGCATGGTCATGTCCTCGTGTCAGGGTTGGTCGGTTGCTATGCGCCAGTCCATGCGGCCAATCCCGCGATGAGACCTACGACTGCCACCAGCGCCGCGAGCACGATGTACGGCATGGCTGAGGTTCCCTTGCGTTCGTACTGCTCGACAAGGAATTCTTCCTCTTTTTCCATTCTGTACACGTCGCTCCGGTTCGGTTTCTGTCGCGCCGCTCAAATGGCGCAGCGCATGAACAGCATCGTACCGGCCGGCCCGTTGCCGCACATCCGTCAAAGCTCCCCTTTTGCCTGGGAGCTTCGGCCGGGGCGGCATGGGACATATGTCCTATGCGCCGGCGTCAGCCCAGCCCGTGCCGGGTGGCGTACATGTACAGCTCGAGCCGGTTGGCCACGTCCAGCTTCTGGTAGATGGCCGTGAGGTGGTTGCGCAGCGTGCGCTCCGAGATGCAGGCGCGGTCGGCCAGTTCCTTGTTCAGGGCGCCGTTGCCCTGCACGATCATGCCGATCACCTCGCGCTCGCGCGGCGTCAGCGCGGCGATGCGCCCCGCCTCGGGGGCCGCGGCCGGCGGCGGCGCCACGAGCTGCCCGAGCAGCGCCTGCATCAGCGGCTGGTCGAGCCACAGCTCGCCGCCATGCACCTTGCGCACGGCGGCCAGCACGTCTTCGGCCGGCGCTTCCTTGCTGACCACGCCGCGCGCGCCCAGCTTGACGGCGGCGGCCAGCGTCGCGTGGTCGCGGTTGGCGGACAGGATGACCACGCGCGTCCCGGCATTGGCCAGCAGGGAGGGCAGGATGTCGAGCGAGCTGCTGCCCTTCAGGTCGAGGTCGAGCAGCACGATGTCGGGGCGGTGCAGCGCGCACAGCGCGGTGGCTTCGGCCGGATCGCCGGCGGTGGCGACGAGCGTCAACCCCGGCCCCTCGGCCTGGATGAGGCGCTCCAGGCCCCACAGCATGGTCTTGTGGTCGTCCACCAGCATGATGCGGATGGTCATGGTTCCTCCTTGATCCGAAATGAAGTCAGAGCGGCAGCCGCACGCACAGCAGCGTGCGCTGCGCGGACGGTTCGACCGCCACGTGCCCGCCGAGCGCATATGCGCGCTCGGCGATGGAAACGGGCAGGAAGGGCGCGGCCGGCACCGCCCCGTCGGCGGGGTTGCCGATGTCGATCGCCAGCTGGCCGCCCTGCGCGGCAATGCGCACCTGCGCGCTCCTGGCGTGCGTGTGCTTGCAGATATTGCTGATGCCTTCGCTGACGACCTGGAACACCTCGGCCGCCATGCGGTCGCTGATCGGCGGCGCATCCCGCGCATCCAGGGTCACGTCCACGTCGAAGAACGAACGTACCTTGCCGATGTGGCGGCGCAGCGCGATGAGCAGTTCCGGTTCTTCCTGCCGGCCGTTGCGGAAACGGTGCGCGAACTGGCGCATGTCGCCGATCACTTCGCTGCACATTCCGGCGAGGCGGTCGAGTTCAGGGCTCACCACGTTGCCGTCGCCGGCCTGGTTGCGGATGGCGCAGACGGCGTTGCGCAAGCCGATATACGGCTGGATCGCATTGTCATGCAAGTCGCGCGCGATGGTCTGGCGCTCGCGAAAGGCCGCTTCCGATGCCAGCTTGTCCAGCAGGTCGATCGTCTCGATGACGGGAAAGGCCTGCTGCACGATATGCGTGAGGAAGGTGGCGTCCTGGCGGCGCAGCGGATGCCTGGACGTGACGAAGATGCGGCCGGCGCCCTTGC contains:
- a CDS encoding prepilin peptidase — encoded protein: MPTQLPLLLLSVLLGLAVWHDLRARRIPNAIVFPGALAGLALHALLPAGSGLFGTPMGSLGILSALGGLALGLAILLPMYVFRLMGAGDVKLLAMVGAFAGHGDILAVGIAALLAGGVLALAVAAAQGILGRVLNNTWQTLLHAGLTHMRDGMALPDPSGRLPYAVAIAAGTAACVAWLRVFGELPL
- a CDS encoding Flp family type IVb pilin, which translates into the protein MQSIKNFIAEEDGVTAIEYALIAAVVAGIIGVAFGNLGTKIKELFTTIGGKMTVATS
- the cpaB gene encoding Flp pilus assembly protein CpaB; its protein translation is MRNSRSLVIIGVALFLGLAAVLVAAKWMGEQGAAGSRVAVAAVDIGQGSRLAPASVQLVDWPAGSVPPGAITDPKLLAERVTRADIARGEPVLESKLAPPGTTGGLSAVVAAGKRAMTVRVNDVVGVAGFALPGNYVDILVNLQGTTSDAGTQQQSISKIVLERILVLAVAQESNRDDTKPRVVNAVTLELAPDQVEKLDLARSIGSLSLVLRNQVDPQPANTDGATRESVLGLPPAKAAPAPVRAQAAPRPAAPAPAPVRRPEGVLVIRGLDAAPQATH
- a CDS encoding type II and III secretion system protein family protein; protein product: MKPLPNARKTLLAASLALATGASLAAAPDCVDLRGGDTKTLQLVRGKSTLKRFCTPAAQVTVGAPEIANVVVPNANEVVIVARSVGTTNLIVSGRDGRSTVFDIAVAMDTAPLRAQFDTLFPGEKEVRIGSSGNALVLSGLVSDSAVAAQLLAIATAFQENAAQSAAAAGPGTPSAGGAAAPAPAAALPAGAPKVLNMLAVAAPQQVLLEVKIAEVSKSLVDQLGASMGYAKTNGSWTYGIASSLLSETGNVLGAVKSASTQLMIDGQKRDGLVKILAEPTVMAISGQEASFLAGGKIFIPVAQSSTTGVPTITLEEKEYGVAVKFTPTVLAGGRINLRVAPEVSELNREGIGISTSSSGATAILPSFTTRRASTTVQLQDGQSFAIGGLIRNNVTSNIKRFPFLGEVPVLGTLFRSSDFQNDRTELVFIVTPHLAKPLPAAPRLPTDDYIQPTRGEFLIGGQHEGKAAPAAKEQQ
- a CDS encoding response regulator transcription factor yields the protein MTIRIMLVDDHKTMLWGLERLIQAEGPGLTLVATAGDPAEATALCALHRPDIVLLDLDLKGSSSLDILPSLLANAGTRVVILSANRDHATLAAAVKLGARGVVSKEAPAEDVLAAVRKVHGGELWLDQPLMQALLGQLVAPPPAAAPEAGRIAALTPREREVIGMIVQGNGALNKELADRACISERTLRNHLTAIYQKLDVANRLELYMYATRHGLG
- a CDS encoding ATP-binding protein, with translation MNGAIAVPADARAPRTVDETGLPFLFLAELVAKVLHQRGQLRLPELAAHLKLGVGVLDPLIGFLRAEKLCEVARVGSSGTDADLSYLLTDAGRQRAAAALARNAYAGPAPVTLAAYTAQVQAQSVAGVQVTQAHMAAVFDGIVANPRVLAQLGSAMNSGRALFLHGLAGSGKTYLAERLRDLLTGTIAVPHALMVDGETIPFFDGVQHLPADDAVPAATGIDRGMAPDMRWVRGVRRPAALAGGELTLDMLDLRFDPHTRLYQAPPHLKSNNGIFIIDDLGRQRCAPEALMNRWIVPMDRNVDYLTLHTGHTFQVPFDVIVVFSSNFVPHRLSDGAFLRRLGYKIEVPPAAPAEYARLLRQACAAAGVQCDDALFADALAYLLECHRERGVPLLACYPRDLMRQLRDLARYEDRAPELSRRTLDWAWENYFAAGSLHGCAADLDRRDRGLNDQGWRDNA